TAACACAGATTTATTTGGTATTGCttcagagatttttaaaaaaaaaaataaaataaatgagaaaaacagacaagaaatGTGTAACATAGCTTGTTataagttggggggggggggggggggggtacctgAAGATCCAAGGCCAACAGGCTGCACACCTCTCTTGGGCATTCTAACACAATGCATTACTGTTTAGGAAGCAGTTCTGGAACATCCAATGGTCACCCTAACACACTTGTTGAGAGCAGGCAGTCTGGGGTGTTGGGCTCAagttcacccatttacacacagttatgGTCAGCAGGGTGAGGGAACTAGGGTTTATTAAGTTACACTGACAGATGAGGAATAGCTAAAATGGTGTCGTAGCTCTTCCAGAAAAGGGGGTCTGAATTGAAGTTTACCACCAGcaatgcatttaataatttcagCCATTTATGTTCTGTTATTAAAGTATGCGCTGTACCTACGTGTGAGTTCTGTAAAATTGGAAGAGACgaaacaaatcactgctttgTAGGTGTACGTAAGTCTTAGTTGTGACATTTAtctaacttttctccaaacttacaatgttaagatacttattaAAGATTTATAAAGCAGGGGAATGTTTAgcctatcaattcagggtgagtaccttgatcgaagataccgcagcaggaggcgggattcaaacctgcaacatcgAAGTTCAAAAGCATTAGTTCTTACCAGTTTACTTCCTACTGCTCTTCACTGGGAACCACTGCAGAGACCaaagaatataataataacttGGAGTAAATTATACGCATATATTGgtaagaatttacatttactcatttcactgatactttcctccagagcagcttgcaatgttaaggttacacttatttcccatttatacagcagtgtaattttactggatcaattcagggtaagtaccttgctcaagagtactacagctggaggtgagactcaaacctgcaacctttgggtctaaagccAGTTGTTTTAACCCCTATGCTTCCACCTACCCCCTGCTTTACATCCAGCACTTGGAAACAGCTTAATCGTCTCTCCTGTTCTTGCAGACAGTGATGTGAGGCTGGCGGATGGTGTCAGTCCCTGTGCTGGGAGAGTGGAGCTTCTTCATGAAGGACAGTGGGGAACTGTGTGTGGAGATAGATGGGATATGGATGATGCATCAGTGGTGTGTAAACAGATGTTCTGTGGAGATGCTGTAGCAGCACCGCAATATGATCACTTTGGACCAGGATCTGAGAACATCTGGATGGATGAGGTGTCCTGTGTAGGATCTGAGTCAACACTGAAAAACTGTCAACATAACGGATGGGGTAAACATGACTGTACTCATGCTCATGATGCTGGAGTTATCTGCTCAGGTAGGACATAAATCCCACAGGTAATATAACTGCTTAGTGAATTTGCAAAGAAAGGCTTTtcatatgcatttatatatacatataaatacaaatatatcacAAGTTGTCATGTCCTCGTCCATTCTGTGACCTTCAGTTCAACAATCCACTCAGTTTTATTCTTCTGAGACAGTTTGCAAACAATATATTCAAATGGTCTTTCATCGCAACCAGTTTTTCCATTCCTGATGACTTCTCATTTTCTGTACTGATTCTCTCACTTTCTATGTCTGTGGGATATAACTTAACTTTTAGTTTTTGCTCAAagcacagcggcgcagcagaATGCTTTACTGGCACTTAGGTACAaggcctggggtttgaatccggccCCTGATCAGTGTTTCTTTCCATTACTTATTATGGCTTTCATCTAGGTATCCATTGATAGTATTCTCCTACTATTCGAACACACTGTGCTTCTGTAAGTGTGTTTCTCATTGTCAATGCTGTGTAATGTACTAGTGTTCTACCTAAGGTGTATTGTCCTTAAATTCCAACTGAAGGATTATTGGAAATATATGCAAAATCTAAACAGTTTTATCTAATTTACACTGTAGATTGTTACCCTATCTGTAACCTATATAATACgtttacttttttgcatttgcatgtaACATTAGTCAAAGCTGAACATTCACTTTAAATTTCTTCTTTAACTATAGGCCACAGAGATGTGCAACTGGTACAGGGTACACACCTGTGTTCGGGGAGAGTGGAGATCCAGCATGGAATTACCTGgtacacagtgtgtgatgctgactttGACCTGCAGGATGCCCAAGTTGTGTGTCGGCAGCTGGGCTGCGGGATCCCTGCGAAGGTGCTGGGAGGGTCTGCCTTTGGGAAGGGGGGATACcaaatgtggacagaggagATTCGGTGTACAGGGAACGAGTCAAATGTTTACTCCTGTCCTAAATCATCCACAAAGAAGCAGAGCTGCTCACGTGATGACAGCGTGGGACTTGTGTGTTCTGGTAAGGGTTGAAGGATGTTGGACATTGTGTAGAATATCTACTTCGAATGAGAAAGTTTCAAGTTTAGCACCTTGAATGAACATATCTGCAATGAGTGCTTTTCCACATTTGTTCTATAATAAAGGCAAACGTGTTAGCAGTTTTGAGCCTTTAGAATTATCCAAATGGTTCATAAAACGTGATATGATTTACATCTTAAGTcgtatttaaaacacacacatttcacattacattttatgcaaTACATGGTTCACACAGTTAAAGTCATTGatgaaaaaagtatgtgaactcaTATTTAGCAACTACTGGAAGCTCCATTATTGGCAGGCACCCGAAGCAAATGCTTTTTGTAGATACTTTTTGCAAgcattttggtgcatttttttgtacaaaactgTCCCATTTCAGGCATATTTTTCACATCTTGTTTGAACAGATAACACCATAGTGTTTCAATGAGATTAAGGTCAGGACTCTGACTCAACCACTGTAAAAATACTCTACTGTTGATTTACTCCTGTTTTTTGGATCGTTTTTGTGTTGCATGACCCAGCTTATTTCAAGTTGTAGTTCACAGACCTGACATTCTCCAGCAGAATTTCCATATACAACTTGGACTTGATCTGTTAGTGGCTGCAAACCATTGAGACCCTGACAAACAAggcagccccacagcattataCTCACTCCACCATTCTTTACTGTTGGGATGAGGTTTTACGTTTGGTATGCAGcgttttgttttctctaaacATGGCACTATGTACATTTACCAAAAAGTTCAgcttttgtctcatctgtccacagaacattgttggagtagtgctgtgaaacatctaagttgTTCTTAGCAAACTTGAGACACACAGCATTTTTTTGAAGAACACTGGCTTCCTCTGTGGTTAACCTCTCATGAACACAACTCATGTTCGTTATTTTTCTTACTGTAAACTCATGATCACAGATGTTACATGCAAGTGTAAGATGTGCCTGTGGATCCTTAGCTGTCACCCTTGGATTCTTTCAGATTATTCTGCATGCCTTTGCACTAATCTTTGTAGAGCATTCACTCTGAGGGAGAGCAGCAAATGGAATCTGCTTAGCAGTGGAGGTCCAAGCCTTTAAGaatcctttttttaatggtttccaATCTTATGAGCTTCAACTCTTCTTCTGAGGTCCTTTGAAATCTCTTTTGGCAGAGCCATATTCCACATATTCCACAAAGCTCTGTTGTGAAGAGCAACTAATCAGAATATGGTTTTCATATGAAACCAAGTCTAACTCATACCTGTATTTATTGGAATATATGACTCCAATCGCCTTTTTAAGATCTTTATCCTAGaggtttacatattttttccatcagtgtCCTTGactgtttaaaacatttgttccaTACAAATATAGAAAATGTACAATGTGTGCGTTTATCAAATAAGATGGTCAGTcagtttccttcttcttttcctgGTGAGGGTCCCAGTAGTAGGAGGCAGAGCAAGTGGGCCCAAACCTACCTATCCCCAACCACATGCTCTAGCTCCTCCAGGGGGACACCCAGGTGTTCCAAGACCAGACATGAGATATAATCTGGTCTGCATGCCCTGGGACTGCCCTggggtctcctcccagtggaacGTGCTCAGACCAGCTCCTGTGGGAGGCGCCCAGAAAATTAACCATTGTATTACTAAATTAGTAGTAAAATATGGACAGTGGGTAGCTTAGTTGTTATAGCAGTCATCTTAAAAGGAGCTGTCATCAGACAAGGGGCACAAGTTCAGTCTCCAccgctgctgcagtacccttgaagaaggtatTTACCtaaaactgatacaataaaatcaTTGAAACTCTGTacatgggtcaataattgtaagttgctcagTATACAAATCTaatgttgtaagctgccttgggcaaaggtgtcaactaaataatggttaacaaagaaaaactaaaaaatgattgaaaatagattttatgctgataattttgttaaattcttagttacagtgttttgtatttcCCTGATATTTAACTGCCTGTCTGCTCTTTCCGCAGGGTACACAAACGGCAGACTGGCGGACGGCCCGGACCGCTGCTCCGGGAGGGTGGAGTTACAGTACCTCACTgagtggggcacagtgtgtgatgcatcctgggatctgagagcagccaatgtcctctgtcagcagctgggctgtgggagcgctgtggcggtgccaggacaggcctggtttggagAGGGCAGCGGTCCCATCTGGGCtgatgtgtttgagtgtcaggggaaggagacacacctgtcccagtgTGCTGTTTCTTCATGGAACCGAGTTGCATGCTCTCATGAACATGATGCAGGAGTCATCTGTAATGGTGAGGAGTGCTGTGCTCATAACTATGCTGTAGGAGAGGAATCACAGTCAAATGTCTGGATAGAAACGATCTTCAGTAAATCAGTTCCGTTGGCTCTAAAACTCATTTaagaataatatactgtacacaaaaTGAACTGCTGGTGCTGTAACATACCCATTATGAGATGCTGATGTTTCTACAGGATCATCTCTCTCAACCCTCAATGGGACGGTCCGACTGTCTGGAGAAAGTGGCTGTGGGGGTCAGTTGGAGGTTCACTACCAGCACACCTGGAGCAGGGTtctcctggactcctggagcATCAGGGAGACTTccgtggtctgcagacagctgggctgtggttctgcagtgaggatctacagctcctccctgtctgggacaggggacactgatgtgtgtctcacagggtaTCAATGCTCTGGAACTGAGTTTCACTTGGTCAACTgcagtgctccacacacactcaattGCAGTTCCAGCCCATATGTGTCcatagtgtgttccagtgagtaCTGATCCCTCATTATAAAGCACATTTGTGATGagtattgtacacacacacaaacacacacacacacacacacacacacattgactgaaaccgcttgtcccatacggggtcgcagcaagtcagagcctaacccagcaacacagggcgtggggctggtgggggaggggtcacacccaggatgggatgctagtctgctgcaaggcaccccaagcgcacTTGAaccacaggccaaacctgctgcacatCGTGCCCCCCTATTACACTAGTAACTTAATGTTAATCCTATACAATAGAAAAACATGGTACCTCCATCCCTGTGTATCTCCTTTCAgaacagacatacacagaaaacacattcattacAAAGCATATTGCAGAAGAATATTACTTGGATATGGGTGGATTAAACTAGTTATTTAATGTTATGCCTGTTTTACAAATACATGGTATCTTCTTTCCTTTGTACCTTCTCCCAGAACACAGGTCCCTGAGGCTGGTGGGTGATGAGGGTGGCTGTgcagggaggctggaggtgttccaccagggctcctgggggacagtgtgtgatgactcctgggacctgaatgatgctcaggtggtgtgcaggcagCTCCAGTGTGGGACGGCTCTCAACTCCACCTCTTTTGGTGCAGGAAATGGATCCACCTGGCTAGATGAGGTGGGCTGTGTGGGAAATGAGTTGTCCCTGTGGGACTGTCCCTCTTCACAGTGGGGACAACATGACTGTGGACATGAGAAGGATGTAGGCGTTGTGTGCTCAGGTATGGAATGTggtcattattttaaaagttaattttaaaaggaaatgtgtaaaatgtgattGGTGAAACATCAATATGTAAATAAGATGTTATTGCTTACCGTACTGCAGTGAGTAATAGTATTTCTGAGAGAGTGATTGTTGCTTACATTATAATATTTGTcaacctctttctttttttgttagaaTTCAAAGATCTGAGACTGGCTGAAGGTTGCTCTGGGCAGGTGGAGGTTTATTACAATGACACCTGGGGAAACGTGTGTTTCAATCAGATGGACGCAAACACTGTGAGTTTAATATGTCAGCAACTCAACTGTGGGAAGAGTGGAACTGTTTCAAGTGCAGGATCTCGACTGAAAGGAGCTCCAAACTGGCTGGATTCTGTCAAATGTCGCCCACATGACTCCACACTGCGGCAGTGTCCATCCTCTCCCTGGGGACACAACACATGTGGCGATAATGACATCGCCAGTATTACCTGTGAAAGTAAGTTCGCTGAAGTTATGTGTTGCACAAatttgtaacttttatttttttaaaatgtattttaattactaATGGGTTAAATAAGTATGTTCTCCTTGATCTGTtagaattcacatttattcatttagcagacccttttctccaaagcgacgtacatcgcatcgaaaatacaatgtgtacattacattagcagagagagacacatagatgcagatgtgtgattcttaagtacagttcgtTTGTTtcaaccatatgaaccaaatttaaacttcaaatattaaattttatgcaAGGACTTTCAAATCAACACTTTACTGTTAGCTTCAAGCCTGTTAGATTGTAATGTGGACACATTAGCTTCACTGTAAGAATGTACAAATTAATGTAGAAATTAAAGAGGAACTCTTTCTACATTTTCATATGTTACCACTTGAtccaaatgtgtgtttgtgtatccatggatttgattttttaaattttaaattattactttgaAGATTGCTAACTTGTTTATCCATTGGcgggcatagtggtgcagcgggcttggccgggtcctgctctttagtgggtctcgggttcgagtcccacttggggtgccttgcgacggactggcatcccatcctgggtgtgtcccctccatctccagccttgcaccctgtgttgtcgggtcaggctccggtttgcaaTGActctacttgggacaagcggtttcagcctgtgtgtgtttatccatTAACTATTCATGGTTATAAGGTCTAATTTAAATTTCAACCTTTACatcaaaaaagctgaaatttaaataatgctgTAGATTTTTGATATCCACTGTAGATTAGAAAAGAATatgatgaaatgtgtttgtatcaGGAGTAAATTTGAGTGGGACTCAGCTTTACACTCTACAGGCCAACATTGCTGATGTAAAAAGCAGCCAGTCAGCTTAATATATGTTGGATACTATTTGATGTCATACCAGTTTGAGAACAAGGTGACAGACTCTTTATCAACATTGAAATTATTTAACTAAAGTGCCTCCGTGTCTCTTCTTCCAGGCAGTGATGTGAGGCTGGTGAACGGGAACAGTCGCTGTGCTGGGAGAGTGGAGATTCTTCATCAAGGACAGTGGGGAACTGCGTGTAGCCAATACTGGGATATGActgatgctgcagtggtgtgtagacagctgggctgtggagATGCTGTAGACGCACCTCTCAATGCTCACTTTGGTCCAGGAACTGGGAACATTTGGAAAGACGACACTCTCTGTGGAGGCACCGAACCAACACTGAAGGACTGTGCGTCACgtagatggggagaacataacTGTGGTCATAATGAGGATGCTGGGGCCATCTGCTCAGGTGCACAACTCAGTTTATCATCCTATCTAAGAGGTCTATAAATAGCCCTCGTTGGGTGTTTTCGCTGAGGGCATAAAAGAGAATCTTCTCAACCTGGTTCTGTACTCCTAtccttgtgtctgcatttaCCCATCGTTTGTAACAGCATgtaaaaccaaccaaccaaacaaaCATGCACTGAGCTGATAAAGAGACTTCAGGGCACATTGTTTCATCCAATCACTTCAGtccacaaaataataaatgatctaCATTTTACACTGACTTCGTGTTTTGACCAGAAGAGGTGAGCAGGCGGgtgtcacacttttttttacattgtttcactACAATCCCTTGCCTTCaggcatttttttgttccagtcgagttaatttttccaaaatattttttttcaacattgcCAACAGCATACAGTATTTTGTGAATTTGCGTTACTGGGGTATTAGTTGCGTCACCACCCCTGGCAGCAGTTTTGTAGATGACTTGCAGGGGACCTTACAGCAAACAAACCAATAGGATTCAACACACCTCTTTTCAACCAAACCATCAGACAATCTTTAAGACAGTGAAGAACATCTATGGACTTGGCGAAATCTCGACCAGTGCTCGTGATCTTCTCTCCTTGCCTCTTGAAGTTCACTCTGTCCAGTGTTCCTTACCTGTTTGTTCATGCCTCTAATTTACCTATTCCTTGTGTGCTTCTTGTCCCTCCTCATTGTCCAGCTCCCTGTCTTCATTGTCCTTCAAGTCCCACAGTCAGCATGTCTTCAAGTCTCTGTGTTGAATCTCCATCAAGTTTCACTTCTACCCAGCATCACTGCTTCACTATTGACTTTTGCACCTGTacacaaactgcatttcagttCACATCACCACTGTCTCTACAAACAATGACAAGTATTTTCTctgtaaagtgtaaaactgaacaaaatactCTATAATAATGATAGCTCATTACTTCTTAACACTCAGGTCATCAAGATGTGCGACTGGTACAGGGTACACACCTGTGTTCAGGGAGAGTGGAGATCCGGCATGGAATTACCTGgtacacagtgtgtgatgctgactttGACCTGCAGGATGCCCAAGTTGTGTGTCGGCAGCTGGGCTGCGGGATCCCTGCGAAGGTGCTGGGAGGGTCTGCCTTTGGGAAGGGGGGACACcaaatgtggacagaggagATTCAGTGTACAGGGAACGAGTCAAATGTTTACTCCTGTCCGAAATCATCCACAAAGAAGCAGAACTGCTCACGTGATGACAACGTGGGACTCGTGTGTTTTGGTAAGATTTGAAGGACATAGTACATCATCTACTTTGTTGGACACATAActattaaaacagtaaatagaaccgcttgtcctgggtgtctcccctccccctccggccttacgctctgtgttaccgggtaggctccggttccccgcgaccccgtatgggacaagcggttctgaaaatgtgtgtgtgtgtgtgtgtgtgtgtatgtgtatgtgtattaaaACAGTATACAGAACcgcccatcctgggtgtgtcccctccccctccagccttgcgccctgtgttgctgggttaggttccagttcaccgcggccccacctgggacaagtggtttcagatagtgtgtgatTTAAAATTGCTGGCTGCCTTAGTCGAAGGTGTCCACTAAATGATTAatggaaaagctgaaaataatgATGCGTTGTCTTCACACACTTTATACAGTCTTCATTGTTGACAATTTCAACAGATAACATTCcaatacattttattactgaTCACCATTACTAAGGACCACAAGATCtgtactgtaaacacacacacgcacacattttcagaactgcttgtcccatacgggggtcacggagcctacttggtaacacagggcgtaaggccagagggggaggggacacacccaggatgggacgccagtccattgcaaggcaccccaagcgggactcaaacccgagacccaccggagagtaggactgtggtccaacccactgcgccactgcaccccccactgtggatacaaactgaattaattcagtCCCACACTACTATTCTGTTTGTGTGGTCTTTACTGCAAAATATCAGCTGACCATGTAAATAAAAGTAGGTTTCACTCTgcaagaaacacattttaaaaactttttttttgaaagaagaTGATTCAAGAAAATCCAAATATAAATGAACTCAAcgattttttttgaaagttttacattttcagcccCCAACAAAACCTGtatgctgccattttttttaaaatcctcaTTTACAGTGGTCTTTATTTCcataatattttactgtgtcctTCTTCTTCATACAGGGCATACAAACGGCAGACTGGTGGAC
Above is a genomic segment from Scleropages formosus chromosome 5, fSclFor1.1, whole genome shotgun sequence containing:
- the LOC114910502 gene encoding soluble scavenger receptor cysteine-rich domain-containing protein SSC5D-like, giving the protein MVQRHSLALRAHSSRLGSELCSEDSWFVLMEMESCLFILMLSSLLLSTTADSDVRLADGVSPCAGRVELLHEGQWGTVCGDRWDMDDASVVCKQMFCGDAVAAPQYDHFGPGSENIWMDEVSCVGSESTLKNCQHNGWGKHDCTHAHDAGVICSDVQLVQGTHLCSGRVEIQHGITWYTVCDADFDLQDAQVVCRQLGCGIPAKVLGGSAFGKGGYQMWTEEIRCTGNESNVYSCPKSSTKKQSCSRDDSVGLVCSGYTNGRLADGPDRCSGRVELQYLTEWGTVCDASWDLRAANVLCQQLGCGSAVAVPGQAWFGEGSGPIWADVFECQGKETHLSQCAVSSWNRVACSHEHDAGVICNGSSLSTLNGTVRLSGESGCGGQLEVHYQHTWSRVLLDSWSIRETSVVCRQLGC